A stretch of Chitinophaga caeni DNA encodes these proteins:
- the rodA gene encoding rod shape-determining protein RodA — translation MNRSKDKLTQGIDWPILGLYLALVIIGLLAIFAAEYREGDNVIQNILHLQKNYSRQLMWFGISIILASVIWLTDSKFFTATANLAYVFGIILLLLVLAIGKDVKGSHSWISVGGFQFQPAELTKLFTNLALAKYLSSLETDFSKLRSRVIAAAIAMLPACIIVLQSETGLALVYLSFFLVMYREGLPGVLLIIAFSAIILVLSALLVDKNILFGIFTVAAAIVIYFSRYEIKRKRSRLAVIISVWAFCSIFVMFVVPFIFTKVLKDYQVRRIEVMLGKENDPKATYNTRQSMIAIGSGGLFGKGYLKGTQTRFDFVPEQSTDFIFCTIGEDFGFIGSLVFLGLYITLLFRIIFIAERQRSTFSRVYAYGVASIIFFHVAINIAMTIGLAPVIGIPLPLISYGGSSLMTFTMLIFIMLRLDADRQMVLR, via the coding sequence ATGAACCGTTCTAAAGATAAGTTGACACAAGGCATCGATTGGCCCATTTTGGGTTTATACCTGGCGCTCGTTATTATTGGGCTGCTGGCTATTTTTGCTGCCGAGTACCGTGAGGGCGATAACGTTATTCAGAATATATTGCACCTGCAAAAAAATTATTCCCGCCAATTGATGTGGTTCGGTATTTCTATCATACTGGCATCTGTCATTTGGCTAACCGATAGTAAGTTCTTTACGGCGACGGCCAACCTGGCGTATGTATTTGGAATTATATTGCTCTTATTGGTACTCGCCATCGGTAAAGATGTAAAAGGTTCCCATTCCTGGATATCTGTCGGGGGCTTTCAATTCCAACCGGCGGAGTTAACCAAGCTCTTTACCAACCTGGCTTTAGCGAAATATTTATCCTCCCTTGAAACGGATTTCTCGAAGCTCCGTTCTCGGGTTATTGCTGCCGCTATTGCTATGTTGCCGGCTTGTATTATCGTTCTGCAATCTGAAACAGGCCTGGCCTTGGTATACCTTTCCTTTTTCCTGGTGATGTACCGCGAAGGCTTACCGGGGGTGTTATTAATTATCGCGTTTTCAGCCATCATACTCGTGCTATCGGCCCTGCTGGTGGATAAGAATATCTTGTTCGGAATATTCACCGTGGCGGCGGCCATCGTCATTTATTTCAGCAGGTACGAGATCAAACGGAAGCGTTCGCGCTTGGCCGTCATCATATCGGTTTGGGCTTTCTGCTCCATCTTCGTGATGTTCGTGGTGCCTTTTATCTTTACCAAGGTATTGAAAGATTACCAGGTGCGCCGCATCGAGGTGATGTTGGGAAAGGAGAACGATCCTAAAGCAACTTATAATACCCGGCAAAGTATGATTGCCATAGGTTCCGGCGGCCTGTTCGGGAAAGGATACCTGAAAGGTACCCAAACCCGCTTCGATTTCGTTCCGGAACAAAGTACGGATTTCATTTTCTGCACCATCGGTGAGGATTTCGGATTCATCGGAAGCCTCGTATTCCTAGGACTTTATATCACCTTACTTTTTAGGATCATCTTTATTGCTGAGCGACAGCGATCGACCTTTAGCCGGGTCTACGCTTACGGGGTTGCCAGCATAATTTTCTTCCACGTCGCGATCAACATTGCCATGACTATCGGGCTGGCCCCGGTAATCGGTATTCCGCTACCCCTAATTAGTTACGGAGGGTCTTCTTTGATGACATTTACCATGTTGATTTTCATTATGTTACGATTAGATGCGGATCGGCAAATGGTATTGCGTTAA